A genomic region of Arachis hypogaea cultivar Tifrunner chromosome 5, arahy.Tifrunner.gnm2.J5K5, whole genome shotgun sequence contains the following coding sequences:
- the LOC140184784 gene encoding uncharacterized protein — MFADDCILFAEAKEEELYQSILILNRYTDASGQKINLEKSGIVFGQQVSIQTRVNIEEIMGMQTWENPGKYLGLPAHWGRSKALAWLEERIDNKIEGWKERLLNQAGKETLIKAVIQAIPSYTMSIVLLPKNFCQRIGSKVARF, encoded by the coding sequence ATGTTTGCTGACGATTGCATTCTTTTTGCGGAAGCCAAAGAAGAGGAACTTTATCAAAGCATCTTAATTCTGAACAGATACACGGATGCATCGGGACAAAAGATAAATTTAGAGAAATCAGGCATAGTGTTTGGACAGCAGGTATCGATTCAGACAAGGGTCAATATAGAAGAGATTATGGGCATGCAAACCTGGGAAAATCCTGGGAAATACCTTGGGTTACCGGCACATTGGGGAAGATCGAAGGCGTTGGCATGGCTAGAAGAAAGGATAGACAACAAAATTGAAGGATGGAAAGAGCGACTACTCAACCAGGCAGGGAAGGAGACTTTGATTAAAGCTGTAATTCAAGCCATACCCAGTTACACTATGAGCATTGTCTTGCTACCCAAAAACTTTTGCCAAAGAATAGGATCAAAAGTTGCAAGATTTTAG